From a single Vitis vinifera cultivar Pinot Noir 40024 chromosome 18, ASM3070453v1 genomic region:
- the LOC104877449 gene encoding sesquiterpene synthase 2, with amino-acid sequence MFCQMKIQIVAYFDEAQWFHEGNVPTIDKYMQVARFEQERGHVASAIECYVKQYSVSKQQAYDEFNKQIANAWKDINQGFLRPTSMPVPILTGVLNLTRVVDIIYKENDEYTHVGKVMKDNIASLLIDPVPV; translated from the exons ATGTTTTGTCAGATGAAAATTCAGATTGTCGCTTACTTTGATGAAGCACAATGGTTCCATGAAGGAAATGTACCTACCATAGACAAATACATGCAAGTTGCAAGA TTTGAACAAGAGAGGGGGCATGTTGCCTCAGCAATTGAATGCTACGTGAAGCAATATAGTGTCTCAAAGCAACAGGCTTATGACGAGTTTAACAAGCAAATTGCAAATGCATGGAAGGATATTAACCAAGGGTTCCTCAGACCTACTTCCATGCCAGTCCCAATCCTTACCGGAGTTCTCAATCTTACACGAGTGGTAGACATCATTTACAAGGAAAATGATGAATACACTCATGTTGGGAAAGTGATGAAAGATAATATTGCATCCTTGCTCATTGACCCTGTGCCAGTATGA